The following nucleotide sequence is from Salvia splendens isolate huo1 chromosome 2, SspV2, whole genome shotgun sequence.
cgaaagccgagcttcgaacagccaAGACTATGTAGAAATCTGAacagaaaactaaaatgaaaacagataaattgtttcttcgccctacacGAGGACGGTGGTACACAACATCAAACCGAAAATGACCCCCAAAGCCCCTAGACCTCCGATTACCCCAAgtgtgtgtagaagtgtgtgaAAGTGAGCTCAGAGCCAAAAGTCGTAAGTCCCTCTTTTCATGTTGCatgctctctcttttatagatgtggaggcgatcttctagaagcctttcTCTTGAATTATCCGTTCTGCCCTCCAGCTAATGATCTCCCCCGTCTGGaaaattttcttcattctgctCACTTTCTCGCCAATTTCCTTCGCCAGACGATTATCTTCCTTCCTTCCTGGACCTGCCGATTTCTTCTACACACCAggcttaaaagatgtgttagaccccataaattgttgaatttaaccccataaccgatgcatgaaattagccttatcttCTGATTGTTGATGCTAATTTGTGATGCTAATTTCCTCTACTGATTGTTGATGCTAGTTCTAAGTCTTCTTGAGTTCTTGTTCTTGATTGCCTACTGATGCAAGGGAGGGTGTTGAGGGAATTACCTTAGTTTGGATGGTTTCTTCGGTTTATGCGGCTGCCCTTCCCGCTCCTTCGTCTCCCCTTCGCTGCACTCGTACTATGTGAAAATTTGGGTGATAGGAAGTGGGGAGAGAGGAGGTGGTGAGGGTCGGTTTATATAGTTCCCATTCTTGGCATCTTGTGCCTGAGTTCTTTGGAGAatgtgtttctattttgggGCTGCAGTGTTGGCTCTCTTTTGAGCTTGATGATGTTGTTGTTCACTCCATATTGGTGATATTTTTGGGGAAGGAAAGTCCCTCTCTTGGCTGTTCCTTGAGCCTCGATAAAAGGATTCCATTCCTCTATTCTCTTCGGCTTGTGGTTGGGTTCTCTTACCTTGTGGCAGCTTTGTTTGATTCCTTATTGGTGCAAGTTGAGAAGGGCAAATTGTGGCTGATCTCACAGCCAACTCTGCAGTCTCTCTTGGTTGTGCTATTTTGCCTATTACTCCTACTATCTTAATCGAGCTTGCCTCTCCTCTTCCCCTTCTTATGTGTAAAAAATTTGACACCTTTTTTGGTGTTACATTACAGGTACAGGGCTGTCACAATTGGAGCCTTGTGGGGGCAAGGATCGAGGAGGGAGAAGGTGGAGAAAGGGGAAGGGATACCTTCTTGTAGCTGCTTGGTTCCCATACCTAATTAGCCAACTTCTAGTcttgcttagagcatccacaaccgtgctcttgccagcggcacggttgtgggcccgggtggtactattcatgcctgctctctggcaagagcacaacacccacaactgtgctcttctgcaaggacgagcacaattaatttaatattcaattaaacataaacatttccataatactaaaattcattaaaaaatcacaataaatattacaaaatacaaataaaataaaaaatacataattaaaatcctaaaaattaaaaattacataattaaaatactaaaaattaaaaattacataattattggctaatattacccgaggaagactactcatccggcggcaacaagcccaattgtttttggagacccactaTCAtgccctcgtgcgtttgaagtttcgtgggggtcatagttgacctatcggccatattgagttgggccaaaagggtccacaacgagttgttcgggggtggaggtggaacatagggttcgggggcgggggccgatggagtcgcggagcgccggtgctcggccgccgccttcttccttccttgcggtcggcgttgggaaccgcttggtccggcgtcggggctacccaagttagctccggcgagttggctagccacttcttcggaggcggagtcggatagggataccgaccttgaccgtttggaggagccgctagaggaggatgttacgcctcccagatacctcgggtggaaccgcgtttcctgccaaacgttgaggtacttgaacgacttaccgttcatggattggtatgtgctcagcgccgcagtgatgatgtcgacctcgctccggccgctcccggcattccgcgactcctggaggaaatagccattgaacttgccaatttcgtcgttggctcggccgatgcagttgcgcaccatactctcgttgcgctcgatcgttcccggcggccggtttgcattgtaccggcgagatacgcgccaccaaaagtgatcgcccgattggttcgtgccaaccgccgcatcttcggagatttcgaagtacgccttgaacaatttatccatctccgccggcatgtacggtgtgcggacaccgctgcCGCGAGTAGGAGCTTGCGGaggttgggagggggcggtcggcctaggctccggtgtccacccgtatcgtccttcggaggcaccttggtcgtcgattgggtatggacggtagccacccggaacggccgaatcttgggtttgatgaggggccgaatattccgttttcggactaggaaacggttgtgaaccgaaacattcggggttccaaccgtgggagcccgtagggttatcgccttgaccggacatagtgatgttgtagggtatgagagaatgaagatgaaaatggatatgagagattgaagatgagaatggagatgagagaataatgatgaaaattgtgtagtttgatgtgaatttttgggagtgaaattgggggtatttatagatgaacgtgtgtattttttgggtaaaaaaattaaaaaaaaattaaaaagtgggaaaaaatggttataaacggatataatttttttgggaagtgaatttgtttttattttttgtcggtttttttaattaaaaaccgatttttttaaaaaaaattatttaaacccaacggctatgccgttgacgaatgagggcgcgtcacgtcagctgctcgctggtacggcggtgctcgatgcatcgagcagcgccgtgccagcggcggcgggtggcgtccgtgccagcggcgcggacagCGGTGGCGAGCatcgccaccgttgcggatgctcttactagAGTTGGTAGGATGGTGTAGTGTAGGTGTGAGTGTTGTCTTTATCACACATGTAAACATGTACAACTTGTATAGCTGGATTTGTATTTTACTCCACACATGTATTCTAACTTTCTCTAATAAAGCATTTCATTTACTTTTATTcttgaaaattttcttttgCACTGAAGTTCTCCCAACATAGCTTAATCCATTCCAAAATCGGGAATTTCAACGAGAGTTCTACGATTAATCGccttccaaaaaaaattaatttatgctAATACATTCGATTTATTTTATAAGAAAGATCGAAATTCTGGGGCGTCACACATATCTACTTTATATTGTATCTTTTATAGCAAATAGTCCCTAAATAAGTTATTTCaacttttgtaaaaaaaaaagttatttcaACTTTTGTCTAGAGTTTTTTCCTCGCGGCAATgagagcttagacattattgtataaggtgccgagttcgagccctgtCGACactataggagtttatttttCATTTCCTCCATCATAaaagtttatttaaaaaaagattATTTCAACTTTTACAGAAGGGATATGATCAGTATAACTATCTTAAATTGATAACTAACAAATATATCAATAATCTATGTTATGAAGTTAAAAATAAATCCCTTTTTTGGTTTACTTGAGcaaaatttcaattatttgaaaatgaaaagattaaaataaaatacgttagagtaattttttttaaaacaatgcATAATAAAATGCTATCTAAATagaaaatactccatataaaattaaatgtattagaagaaaatcaaaatatttaCAAGAGAACATataattttacaaataaataatgttttACAAATGAagcaaatatttttaaaaaatacaaaatagaacatgaaaacaaaagaaaatataaaatgcacggaaattaaaaaaaatacaattactTTAAAAGTAAGACGAATGAGAACTGAAAAGTAATCTTAAACTGATAAGATAAAGTTTTAAATAAGGTGAATATGATGAGGAGAAATGATATGCTATATACCTTATGTGAGCATCACTCTCGTTTAACATGTATTTAATGTTGtttgtttcaatttatatatttagtttgattctaatgcaataaaaaatgttatttgaatttttaatttcacaaaattcatatatATCAAAGCTTGATTTGCTCATTTCctctttaaatttaaaataaattaataaactaacaaatcaagctttgattttatgaaattaaaaattccaataacatttttaatgcattagaatcaaattaaatatatagatCAAAACGAATAATGTTAGATACATGTTAAATGAGAGTGGTGCTCACATAAAGAACTCATATAAGGTATGTAGGGTATCATTTATGATATGATGAGAtcctaaaacataaaaaataacatttataattataattaagtagAGTAAATTTAAGAAGGAAGGGTTCGCTCTGCACATGATGGATATGTATTGTAGGATTTCAGTGGATAATTAGGAGTACGATCCATCACAGTGcacatatttaaaatatacatttataattatgattaagtaatagtaaatatattaaaaaataggaACCAAAACAGAAACAAAGTACAGTCTCAACCATACAGATTCAATTCATACTAATAAATTCACCTAATCAAAGAAAAATTGGAGCAGAAATTATTTTACTCAATTACAATGAATTAAGTTAATTAAAGCGAcgaataacaaataaaataagacATTATATCCGTATGGACTATGAAGCACCGATATACACACTCTGATGAAGAGTTGGTAgttaagagcatctgcaatagCGGACGAACGCACGCCCTAGCCACCGGCTAGCGGCTTGGGcatggcggacgtccgctattgcgtgCGGCGAACGGGACAGACGAGAGGGGGAGGACGAGCGGTCGGGCACGGCCGTCGTGCATTAGCCGATcgctcgtccgctattgtgcgGCTCGATCGGCAAGCCGATCAGCTAACGcgtaatgtattttttttggatttcaactctatatatacggctcgttgcacttcattttattcgcaccacttatattaacgagtttctcttctccctctcttcatttttcatttGTGAGTAAAAAATGGCACATGATGGTGACGATGATCCGTCACAGCGAATTGACGAAGATTTGTGGGCCCAGACGTCCGCGGAGATAGATCGGTTGATGCAAGAGCACTTGCGCTAACAGGTGCAGTCGGCGGTCCCTCgccccatccatcgtcgaattACAGTCCCCCGGGACCACGTCGGTGCCCACCAACGGTTGTTTGACACCTACTTCGCTGAagagccgcggtttggggagtCTTTTTTtcggcggcgttttaggatacACCGACCGTTATTTCTGCATATCGTGTCGGCATTAGAGGCTTGGTACAAGTATTACCGGTTCAGAGAGGATGCGAGCTGTTGACCCGGTCACTCGCCAATACATAAGTGTACagccgcaatcaggcagttaGCCTATGGAggtgcggccgacatgttctACGAGTACCTTCACATAGGCGAGACGACTGTCCGCGAGTGTCTGATGCATTTATGTTGGGGTGTAATCCACATACTTGGGGATAGGTATTTTCGAAAGGCCACCCCTAACGACTGCCAAggtctgatggatatgcacgggagaGTGCACGGTTTTCCCggaatgttgggcagcatagattgtatgcattgggagtgaaAGAACTGCAACACCGCTTGGAAAGGGGTATACACGACCGGCTTCAAAggaaaaaatcccacgatgatcctcgaagccgtagcTGACTACTgtctatggatttggcatgcgtgtTTTGGGGTagctgggtcgaacaacgacatcaacgtcctacaatcgtcgccccttttcaacgagcagtgccttGGCATAGGACTGGCCATTAGTTTCGTTGCTAAAGGCAACCAGCACGATATGGACTACTATTTGGCTGATGGGATATATTccaggtggcccgtctttgtgaagacaatcagatGCCTAACAGATCCAAAGAAAGTTTACTTTATGCAAAGACAAGAGgcggcgcgcaaggatgtggaggcgtttggtgtgctccagtcgcGATGGGCTGCGGTAAATGGTCCAACACGCCTATGGTATGCTGAATGCATTGCTGAagtcatgtatgcatgtattatcatgcacaatatgatagtcgaaaatgaaggtccagACTCACTGACTGGGCCTCTGAAGATGTGTTAAGGGCTTTTTCCCTTAACGAAGGCCGGCGGCTGCGCTCGGCGACCTCGAGAACTTCCGGCGCCCGTGCTATGGTCGGCGGATACAAGGAACAGTTGTGCGCAGGATGTTTCTTCCGTCGGGCAGCTTGCTTCCTATTGAGAGATAATCAATGAGATGTTGGgtaaataatattttcattcaTAATTATGTTTATAAACAAAAGCCCTATTTATAGTCTAAgaaccctagggttggttcgacctccTAGTCATCtcggaaagaaccaacaaagaaaacccaaaATGGAGCTTGTAATTACGCTCGACACttactgaaaaataaataataaaataaataatatccaaaagaaataataagcaaaaCAACTATCAAACTAGGAAATTCTTTGGGAACGAAGTTGCCCAACTTCTTGTGCGGACGCACGTTCCTCTTCGGCTTCGTCGTCGCGATGGACGGTTGCTTCAACAGCTTCTCGCGACTTCCATCCTGCGACTTCGTCGGTGCACCCTTGTCCTCGGCTGCTCCAGTAGCCGGTTGTTGCGGGACCGTATCAAGATGCTGCAAGACCAAGCCACAGTGTGGCCACCGCCTCTGTACGAATGAAGATACCATGGGGGACGTCGAAAGGGTCCAAGTATTTGCTGATATCCGCCAACAagaagcccatattcgactccagaatgATATAATTGAGGAGTTATACGCTCGTAGGATTGCACACTGATGTcgtttgtaatttatttattttttaaattgtactagactttttatttaattgtactaattttttttatttttcgaaattattattgcacttCTCTGTATATGTGTCcaattttaattctgtatttgttgatttatttaCTTGGGCgttggctagcctattgctaggCTATTACTAGACTGTGAGAAGTCCTTGATAATATGACAGGTTGTGGAAAGTCTTTGATGACGTGGAATAAAGAGTTTTTTGCTAGGCTATGGTCCGCATCCTACTCTGGATGCTCTAACCTCCAAGCCAAGCAAATGGGTGGGGACCACAGCAATATAAAAGGCCAAAGGCTTGACCATTCCAAATATTCTGGCCAACCTGATGGTTCATTCATCAATTATCATTGTCTTCTCCTATTTCCACTTCGGTTTTACTTTCAAGTCAAACTGCACCTGTTGACTCTGTAATGTCGTGGTAGCTTCGGTCTGAACGGTAATAGAAGTGAACGACCACATCTCAAATCTCAAATGTATAGTTATGTGATCTTGTTTCTTAATTCTGACACCAATAGCTGATTTGGCATTGCAGAATACTGGGATTTCACACAGAGTGGCTGTCTCATAAATATTCTATAAGATTTTCTGGTAACGAACTCAACTTTTTCGAGATCTTTGTAGAGAAATTGCAACTTTGAGTTTGTTTTGTTATgcataaaataatgaaatatattATTCAACCTTATCTCGAAACTCAGCTTTTTAGTCAGCTGATGGAACCATTTTCCACATCCGATGCTAACTAGACTAGTTTTATAATCCAATAATGTTTTGGTAAGAATAATtttccaattaaataagaataattATAACATTCACACTAGATCTACTCACAATTGTAGTATTTGCAATCATCAAATATGGAATTTCTGTTTCTTGATTGCTAATCAGAGGCTTTTGAGTCAATCCCAACCATGAAGAGCGCCGTCAGAATATCTGGTTAGATTATTAGAAATGGAGGTGTTGGCAAAAGTAGCGACATCAGATTAATAAGTAATTAAGCACTGAGCTGAGCTGTTTCGGGTTGAATTTATCTTttgctcttttttttttttttctcctcaattattattatttggtaGTTATATGTGAAACAAGTAGTGTTAGTCAACTATATTAGTTGTGTCTGAACATCAACACAAAAAAAACTAGGAATCTTCTGACTTGTGGTTAGGTGGTATTGGTAGTATTTAAGAAGAAGTGTGTGAAGATCTGAAAGCTCagatttgtttgttttgtcAATGGCGGAGGAGAGGAAGAGCTTCGTCAGAATTAGTGGTATTTGAATTTAATCTCTTTTATAAAGTGTGATTTTGAGATACTAATTACTAATAAATAAGCTTTGGATTTTGCATATATGTAGCTCTGCTATGGGCAGATGTACTGGTGGCTTACGCCCTCTTCGTCATGCAAAACTATCTCACCGATGTGTGGGGGCTCAGCTTGATCAACGCCGCCCTCATCTTGAACATCTGGAACGGAGTTTATCGGGTTTTACCACTCTTCTTCCTCTACTTGGTCGACAAATATCTCGGCCATCTGAAGCTTCTTGTCTTCACTAGCTTAGCCTATGCTGCAGTAAGTCACTTCTACTGAATTCCacttttctccttctctctcactCACTCTCATTTTTTTGCAGGGGATCACCATGGTGGCTGTGTCGACTCCTCCCCTCGCACACGCAACTGGCACGTGTAAACGGTACGAGCCAGAATGCGTGGGCCGCGCTCAGAAGGGCATCCTTATTGCAGGCTTGGCCTTGATTGCTGTTGGAGTGGCCGGTAACCTCGTCTCTCTGTTGCCTTACCTTATATGGAAGAGGCAGAGCGACGGAACTAGCTCTGGCCAAGGTGTAGACTTTTATCAGATAGCTGGCCTAATTGGGGTGGTGGTTGTGCCTATAGCCGGAGCCGTCGCTCTTCCATACATCAGACCGCCAACTCTCAAGTTTGGGATCCCGGCCATCTGCAGCGTCGTCGGCACCTTCCTTTTCCTCACCGGTTACTCCAAATACACGGACGCTACTCCCCTGTACAACAGCCCTCTCTTCGACGTCTTCAGAGTGTTTGTAGCGGCCTCACTCAAGTTCTTCCGTTCCTACCCTGTCAGCAACAGGGATTATCACGGCCACAAGATAGGGGAGACGGAATTCACACCAACCAGGTGCCTCGGGGGGTTGCATAAGGCCGCCATAAAATTGGCCGGTGAAGGAACCCCCACTGGGAAGAGCTGGACGCTCTGCACCGTGGCGCAAGTGGAAGAGGCCAAGATTGCAGTGCGGATGGTCCCAATGTGGATGACTTTCATCGTTTGTGGCGTTGTGGCCGCCATTGGAGACACATACTTTGTCGAACAAGCGGGCAAGCTCAACCGCAACATAGGGATAATAAAGCTGCCTATTCAAGTACTTCTACTAGCAAGAAGGTCAACAAAAGATTGGCTAGGCGGGATGGTAACGAAACTCCTGAAGAAATTTAAAGCTGAATGGGCGCCCTCGTATGGGATAGCAGCGGGAATGGTATGTTCGATCCTGTGTTGTATAAGTGCGGCTTTGGTGGAGAGAAAGAGGCTTGATGTTGTGAGAAGCGACGGATTGCTGGACGAGCCGGATAAGCAGATCAAGATGAGTATTTATTGGCTGGTTTTCCAGTTCGTTTTGTTAGGAGGATTAGAAGCTTTTCAGGAGAACAGTGTGAGTGTATACTACAGAGATCAGTCGCCTGGATCAATCGAAAACTACCTGGTGAACATCATTCGAGGGGTGACCGGTTTGGGATACATGTGCAGTGCGCTTTCCGTGTATGTTGTGGGGAAGATAAGCGAGAAGGGAGGGAGGACAAATTGGTTTCAGCATAGCTTGAACCGTAGTCGACTGGACCGGTACTACTGGGTGCTGGCGGGTTTGAGTTCGGTGAACCTGgtcgtgtttgtgtttgtggCGTCGTTTTATAGGTACAAGAAGCCGGAAGAAGGTAGGAAAACGCCTGACGCGGGTGGTGGTTACATGGATGGATATACCGAAGGCGATCAGAATAGATCATGTTGTTGTTTTTGTTGAGATCAGTATAACAAACTTCTTCCATGATGTGTTTCTTTTGCAATGTAATGTAGTATCATATCCTGCCCACATTGCTCATGTTGCATTTACACTAGCTTGAGTTTCACTTTCTTAATTTCTTCTATAATAGTAGAATCAATCAACTTGTACAAGAAAAAGGCAATCTTGTAGAGGTTGTGGTTAGCACTTAGCATGTTtatgagaaaaataaagtagataTAAGTAAACAGTATGCACATGCCAAATATGTTATAACACTGAGTTAAATGCTGCCTCCAATATTAGAAATCAAGAAAGAGAAGAGAACAGCATTtgttcctctctctctctctaccccTCTCGTGAGTTTGGCAAGGACAGGAAGACTAAGAAGCATTGACTTGGAAAAAGGTTCGTTTCTAGAGGTCCCcaatccgaaccgaaccggacgaaccggcctggaaccgtcaccggcggttccgaaccggaaccggaaccgtcggcggcggttcaaaccggcaccggaaccgccggttcggccggttccggttccaattTTTCGgtaaccgtaaccggcggttcggaaccgccggttcggcggttcccggcacaatttcaggcctactcctagccttttcagaaacctgGCCGGCGGCAGCCGGATTTGACCGAAACCAtgggcggaaaccgccggttc
It contains:
- the LOC121792107 gene encoding protein NRT1/ PTR FAMILY 5.5-like — protein: MAEERKSFVRISALLWADVLVAYALFVMQNYLTDVWGLSLINAALILNIWNGVYRVLPLFFLYLVDKYLGHLKLLVFTSLAYAAGITMVAVSTPPLAHATGTCKRYEPECVGRAQKGILIAGLALIAVGVAGNLVSLLPYLIWKRQSDGTSSGQGVDFYQIAGLIGVVVVPIAGAVALPYIRPPTLKFGIPAICSVVGTFLFLTGYSKYTDATPLYNSPLFDVFRVFVAASLKFFRSYPVSNRDYHGHKIGETEFTPTRCLGGLHKAAIKLAGEGTPTGKSWTLCTVAQVEEAKIAVRMVPMWMTFIVCGVVAAIGDTYFVEQAGKLNRNIGIIKLPIQVLLLARRSTKDWLGGMVTKLLKKFKAEWAPSYGIAAGMVCSILCCISAALVERKRLDVVRSDGLLDEPDKQIKMSIYWLVFQFVLLGGLEAFQENSVSVYYRDQSPGSIENYLVNIIRGVTGLGYMCSALSVYVVGKISEKGGRTNWFQHSLNRSRLDRYYWVLAGLSSVNLVVFVFVASFYRYKKPEEGRKTPDAGGGYMDGYTEGDQNRSCCCFC